The following are from one region of the Capsicum annuum cultivar UCD-10X-F1 chromosome 1, UCD10Xv1.1, whole genome shotgun sequence genome:
- the LOC107866497 gene encoding putative transferase At4g12130, mitochondrial, which yields MYRFKQSLHFFKKPNSTIRRFSNLQNAGPMASQLKTRSVIRFTGPETVKFLQGLVTNDVRRLINSQPEDRTNLTATNVPFVSVPPVYAALLTPQGRFLFDMFLYRPAKGVEMLDKDGSGPGAENEEVEVFADVDGSELDELMQTLKKYRLRSKVDIESVADDFSCWQRFGQDLAQKSSEEPDTASLGWGGGFDPSGQSSSQGNNRGWLWHRDPRLDCLGFRGIFPSNTTPPLVEADKETNEENYLLWRLEKGVAEGSAEIPKGEAVPLEYNLAGLNGISFDKGCYVGQELIARTHHRGVIRKRLLPLKFVSDSGKEAEQKVAPKSEVIDASSGKKAGTVTTALGSRGLGLLRLDDAFKGSLTVRGLDDVKVQAIKPDWWPAEWLSDQQEQTAAA from the exons ATGTACCGTTTCAAACAATCTCTTCACTTCTTCAAAAAACCCAATTCAACTATCAGACGCTTCTCCAATCTCCAAAATGCCGGGCCAATGGCTTCCCAACTCAAGACCCGATCCGTTATCCGTTTCACCGGACCCGAAACCGTTAAATTCCTCCAAGGTCTTGTTACCAATGATGTACGGAGGTTAATCAATTCACAACCCGAAGATAGGACAAATTTGACTGCTACGAATGTCCCGTTTGTTTCGGTTCCGCCGGTTTATGCTGCTTTATTGACTCCTCAAGGAAGGTTTTTGTTTGATATGTTTCTGTATAGGCCGGCTAAGGGTGTTGAGATGCTTGATAAGGATGGGTCTGGACCAGGAGCGGAGAATGAGGAGGTGGAAGTGTTTGCTGATGTTGATGGAAGTGAATTGGATGAGCTAATGCAGACGCTGAAAAA GTATCGGTTGAGGTCTAAGGTTGATATAGAGAGTGTGGCTGATGATTTCTCTTGCTGGCAGAGGTTTGGCCAAGATTTAGCTCAGAAGTCCTCTGAAGAGCCAGATACTGCCTCCCTTGGATGGGGTGGTGGGTTTGATCCCTCTGGCCAGTCATCTTCACAAGGAAACAATCGTGGATGGCTATGGCACAGAGATCCCAGATTAGATTGCCTTGGATTTAGGGGCATTTTTCCATCCAACACAACTC CACCTTTGGTTGAGGCAGACAAAGAGACGAATGAAGAGAATTATCTTCTGTGGAGGTTGGAGAAGGGAGTTGCAGAAGGCTCAGCTGAGATTCCTAAAG GTGAAGCTGTGCCGCTTGAGTACAATCTTGCTGGTTTAAATGGAATAAGCTTTGATAAAGGATGCTATGTGGGCCAAGAACTCATTGCTCGCACACATCATCGTGGGGTCATTCGCAAAAGGTTGCTTCCCCTCAAGTTTGTGAGTGACAGTGGAAAAG AGGCGGAACAAAAAGTGGCTCCGAAGTCTGAAGTAATTGATGCATCATCTGGAAAGAAAGCAGGAACTGTCACGACTGCCCTTGGAAGCCGCGGTTTGGGTCTTCTGCGCTTGGATGACGCCTTTAAAGGCTCGTTAACAGTACGAGGTCTGGATGATGTCAAGGTCCAGGCAATTAAACCAGATTGGTGGCCTGCTGAATGGTTATCAGATCAACAAGAACAGACCGCAGCTGCATAG